In Devosia sp. XK-2, one DNA window encodes the following:
- a CDS encoding sugar ABC transporter ATP-binding protein has product MLGSTPEAVTRTVPLVEMRNIDKSFPGVRALSQAQFELLPGEVHALMGENGAGKSTLMKVLSGVYARDGGEVKLDGRPVEITSPREAQDAGISIIHQELALMRDLTAAQNIFIGREPRRFGLLDEGQLNRDAAAIFASMNLNLEPTVPVESLTIAKQQMVEIAKALSYRSKVLIMDEPTAALNDAEIAELFAIINRLKAEGVGIVYISHKMDEIKRISDRVTIMRDGEYVGTVPAADTPIETIISMMVGRTLTNDTLVIPDTSNQPLALEVKGLNRGREIRDVSFSVRQGEILGFAGLMGAGRTEVARAIFGADRRDSGEVWVHGQRVDIATPRDAVAKGIGYLSEDRKLFGLATGLDVRNNIALASLDRFTGPVGVLNEAGMETAAKDYIRQLTIKTPSDTQEARLLSGGNQQKVVIAKWLLRDCDILIFDEPTRGIDVGAKSEIYKLLNNLAAQGKAIIVISSELPEILRLSHRIAVMCEGRLTGVLPGGASQEEIMHLATMREAAMVPDEELRHAG; this is encoded by the coding sequence ATGCTGGGATCGACGCCCGAAGCGGTGACAAGGACCGTGCCGCTGGTCGAGATGCGCAATATCGACAAGTCGTTTCCCGGCGTCCGCGCGCTCAGCCAGGCGCAGTTCGAATTGCTGCCCGGCGAAGTACATGCCCTGATGGGCGAGAATGGCGCGGGCAAGTCCACCCTGATGAAGGTGCTGTCCGGCGTTTATGCCCGCGATGGCGGCGAGGTGAAGCTGGACGGACGCCCGGTGGAGATCACCTCACCACGCGAGGCCCAGGACGCCGGCATTTCCATCATTCATCAGGAACTGGCCCTGATGCGGGACCTGACCGCTGCGCAAAACATCTTTATCGGCCGCGAGCCGCGCCGCTTCGGCCTTCTCGATGAAGGTCAGCTCAATCGCGATGCGGCGGCCATCTTCGCCTCGATGAACCTCAATCTCGAACCCACCGTGCCGGTCGAGAGCCTGACCATTGCCAAACAGCAAATGGTCGAAATCGCCAAGGCCCTGTCCTACCGCTCCAAGGTCCTGATCATGGACGAGCCGACGGCGGCCTTGAACGACGCTGAGATTGCCGAGCTCTTTGCCATCATCAATCGGCTCAAGGCCGAGGGTGTCGGCATTGTCTACATTTCCCACAAGATGGATGAGATCAAACGGATCTCGGATCGTGTCACCATCATGCGCGATGGCGAATATGTCGGCACCGTTCCGGCAGCCGACACGCCTATCGAGACCATCATTTCCATGATGGTGGGGCGTACCCTGACAAATGACACCCTGGTCATTCCCGATACCAGCAACCAGCCCCTGGCGCTTGAGGTCAAGGGTCTCAATCGCGGCCGGGAAATCCGGGATGTGAGCTTTTCGGTGCGCCAGGGTGAAATTCTCGGCTTTGCCGGCCTGATGGGCGCGGGGCGCACCGAAGTGGCGCGCGCCATTTTCGGGGCCGATCGCCGCGATAGCGGCGAGGTCTGGGTGCATGGCCAGCGCGTCGATATCGCCACTCCCCGCGACGCCGTAGCCAAGGGCATTGGCTATCTCTCCGAAGATCGCAAACTTTTCGGCCTCGCCACTGGTCTCGATGTCCGCAACAATATCGCCCTGGCCAGCCTTGATCGCTTCACCGGTCCTGTTGGTGTACTCAATGAAGCGGGCATGGAAACGGCGGCCAAGGACTATATCCGCCAGCTCACCATCAAGACCCCGAGCGATACCCAGGAAGCGCGCCTGCTCTCAGGCGGCAACCAGCAAAAGGTGGTCATCGCCAAATGGCTGCTGCGCGATTGCGATATCCTGATCTTCGACGAGCCGACCCGCGGCATCGACGTGGGCGCCAAATCGGAAATCTACAAGCTCCTCAACAATCTGGCGGCTCAGGGCAAGGCCATCATCGTCATCTCCTCGGAACTGCCTGAAATCCTCAGGCTCTCGCACCGCATCGCGGTGATGTGCGAGGGGCGCTTGACCGGCGTTCTGCCCGGTGGCGCCAGCCAGGAAGAAATCATGCACCTGGCCACCATGCGTGAGGCGGCCATGGTGCCCGATGAGGAGTTGCGCCATGCCGGCTAA
- a CDS encoding FadR/GntR family transcriptional regulator — MKLQAVSNRKLYIQIADQIREQIEAGAAKPGRQLPSERDLALSLGVSRPTVREALIALEVAGLVEVRVGVGAFVRQRDGSALGLPELSASPLEVMAVRRLLEPEAAALASQHISPEGTARLRETLKTMRAETVHDKWSSESDQVMHMTLADACQNTVLRETIEALWNARSDEVDRRFHQHLADLRQVRDHILADHEAIVASVVSGNAEGARKAMAQHLEFVANAMLETWE, encoded by the coding sequence ATGAAGCTACAGGCCGTATCCAACCGCAAACTTTATATCCAGATCGCCGACCAGATCCGTGAGCAGATCGAAGCCGGGGCGGCCAAGCCGGGCCGGCAGTTGCCGTCCGAGCGGGATCTGGCCTTGAGCCTTGGCGTGTCGCGCCCCACGGTGCGGGAGGCCTTGATCGCGCTCGAAGTGGCGGGCCTGGTGGAAGTGCGCGTGGGTGTGGGCGCCTTTGTGCGCCAACGCGACGGGTCTGCTTTGGGGTTGCCCGAACTCAGCGCCTCGCCGCTTGAAGTCATGGCCGTGCGTCGCTTGCTCGAACCGGAAGCAGCGGCTCTGGCCAGCCAGCACATTTCCCCTGAAGGCACGGCCCGGCTTCGCGAAACGCTCAAGACGATGCGGGCTGAAACCGTGCACGACAAATGGTCATCGGAGAGCGATCAAGTCATGCATATGACATTGGCCGATGCCTGCCAGAATACGGTATTGCGCGAAACCATCGAGGCCTTGTGGAACGCCCGCAGCGACGAAGTCGACAGGCGTTTCCACCAGCATCTGGCCGATCTCAGGCAGGTCCGGGACCACATTCTGGCAGATCATGAGGCGATCGTCGCTTCGGTGGTCAGCGGCAATGCAGAGGGTGCCCGCAAGGCCATGGCACAGCATCTCGAATTTGTCGCCAATGCCATGCTGGAGACATGGGAATAA
- a CDS encoding DeoR/GlpR family DNA-binding transcription regulator gives MTPTMRQAKIVELARQQGEVSVEELVLAFDVTPQTIRKDLNILCDRGALKRTHGGAMHPSGVENVEYEARRQIAPTEKRAIGRAAAALIPDNASLFINIGTTTEAVSQALADHRGLMVITNNINVANHLRVVPSVEVVIAGGVVRPSDGGIVGEAAVDFIRQFKVDFAVIGVSAIDPDGALLDFDYREVKVAQAIMANARHVILVADQTKFTRTAPVRIGHVSQAHSFITDACPLDSIRQVCAESGTRLIETSAS, from the coding sequence ATGACCCCCACAATGCGGCAGGCGAAGATTGTCGAGTTGGCACGCCAGCAGGGGGAGGTCAGCGTCGAAGAGCTGGTATTGGCCTTTGACGTCACGCCGCAAACCATTCGCAAGGACCTCAACATTCTGTGCGACCGGGGCGCGCTCAAGCGCACCCATGGCGGGGCCATGCACCCCTCGGGCGTGGAAAATGTCGAATATGAAGCGCGGCGGCAGATCGCACCGACCGAAAAGCGCGCAATCGGCCGGGCGGCAGCGGCACTAATTCCCGACAATGCGTCGCTCTTTATCAATATCGGCACCACCACCGAGGCGGTGAGCCAGGCGCTGGCCGACCATCGCGGGCTCATGGTCATTACCAACAATATCAATGTCGCCAATCACCTGCGTGTCGTGCCCTCGGTGGAGGTGGTGATTGCCGGCGGCGTCGTGCGGCCCAGCGACGGGGGCATTGTGGGCGAGGCCGCGGTCGATTTCATCCGGCAGTTCAAGGTGGATTTTGCCGTGATCGGGGTTTCCGCCATCGACCCGGACGGGGCGCTGCTCGATTTTGATTATCGCGAGGTGAAGGTGGCGCAGGCGATCATGGCCAATGCGCGCCATGTCATTCTGGTAGCGGACCAGACCAAGTTCACCCGCACCGCCCCGGTGCGGATCGGGCATGTGAGCCAGGCCCATAGCTTTATCACCGATGCCTGCCCGCTCGATTCCATCCGGCAGGTCTGCGCGGAAAGCGGCACTCGCCTCATCGAGACGAGCGCCAGCTAA
- a CDS encoding ABC transporter substrate-binding protein yields the protein MLNRRTLLGALSAMAMLAASGPVMAQEQYDIALISKGFQHQFWQAVKAGADQAAADLGVTVTFEGPETESQVDRQMDMLAAALSRKPDAIGFAALDSQAATPLLQQAQDAGIPVIAFDSGVDSDIPLTTATTDNVAAAALAADVMAELIGGEGKVAIVAHDQTSRTGIDRVEGFSNRVKEAYPNIEIVSVQYGGGDQLQSTEITKSILLANPDLKGIFGANEGSVLGVANGKQELGSDIVVIGYDSGAAQKAFIESGVIAGAITQNPVGIGYQTVQAAVSALKGEELPPIIDTGFYYYNKDNMDDPKIAAVLYD from the coding sequence ATGCTCAATCGCCGTACCCTGCTCGGCGCGCTCAGCGCCATGGCCATGTTGGCCGCCAGCGGCCCCGTCATGGCTCAGGAACAATATGATATCGCACTGATCTCCAAGGGCTTCCAGCACCAGTTCTGGCAGGCCGTGAAGGCAGGTGCCGATCAGGCCGCCGCCGATCTGGGCGTAACCGTCACCTTCGAAGGTCCGGAAACCGAAAGCCAGGTCGACCGCCAGATGGACATGCTGGCCGCGGCCCTGTCCCGCAAGCCCGATGCCATCGGCTTTGCCGCCCTTGACAGCCAGGCTGCGACGCCATTGCTCCAGCAGGCCCAGGATGCCGGCATTCCGGTCATCGCCTTCGATAGTGGCGTTGATAGCGACATTCCGCTCACCACCGCCACCACCGACAACGTGGCTGCTGCCGCGCTGGCGGCCGACGTCATGGCCGAACTGATCGGCGGCGAAGGCAAAGTGGCCATTGTGGCCCACGACCAGACCAGCCGCACCGGCATCGATCGGGTGGAAGGTTTCTCCAACCGCGTCAAGGAAGCCTATCCCAATATTGAGATCGTTTCGGTCCAATATGGTGGCGGCGACCAATTGCAGTCGACCGAAATCACCAAGTCGATCCTCTTGGCCAATCCCGATCTCAAGGGCATTTTCGGTGCCAATGAGGGCTCGGTCCTGGGCGTTGCCAATGGCAAGCAGGAACTGGGTAGCGATATCGTGGTCATTGGCTATGACTCCGGCGCCGCTCAGAAGGCCTTCATCGAAAGCGGTGTGATCGCCGGCGCCATCACCCAGAATCCGGTGGGCATCGGCTACCAGACCGTGCAGGCGGCTGTGAGCGCGCTCAAGGGCGAAGAACTGCCCCCGATCATCGACACCGGCTTCTACTATTACAACAAGGACAATATGGACGATCCCAAGATCGCCGCTGTCCTTTACGATTGA
- a CDS encoding SDR family oxidoreductase encodes MTDLSGKIVLITAAAQGIGRASAEAFARAGARVIATDINEALLSELDGTPNVTTRRLDVLSDPAVREAVAEIGQIDVLFNCAGVVHNGTLLEMSDSDLDFALDLNVRAQIRTIRAVLPQMLERKDGAIINMATVASSIKGVPNRAAYTISKAAVVGLTKSIAADYTTSNIRVNAICPGTVDSPSLHERWKATGDFEGARKAFIARQPIGRIARPEEVADLAVYLAGATYTTGQVHIIDGGWTA; translated from the coding sequence ATGACTGACCTTTCCGGAAAGATTGTGCTTATCACCGCCGCTGCCCAAGGCATCGGCCGCGCTTCGGCCGAAGCTTTTGCTCGGGCCGGCGCTCGCGTGATCGCCACTGACATTAATGAGGCGCTGCTTTCAGAGCTTGATGGCACACCCAATGTCACGACGCGGCGCCTTGATGTGCTTTCCGACCCTGCCGTCCGGGAGGCGGTGGCCGAGATCGGTCAAATCGACGTGCTCTTTAACTGCGCCGGTGTCGTCCATAATGGCACCCTGCTCGAAATGAGCGACAGTGATCTCGACTTCGCGCTCGATCTCAATGTCAGGGCGCAGATCCGCACCATACGCGCGGTTCTCCCGCAAATGCTGGAGCGCAAAGACGGCGCCATCATCAATATGGCCACGGTTGCCTCATCCATAAAAGGCGTGCCCAACCGTGCCGCCTATACCATTTCCAAGGCCGCCGTGGTGGGCCTCACCAAATCCATCGCTGCCGACTACACCACGTCCAATATTCGCGTGAACGCCATTTGCCCCGGAACCGTTGATAGCCCCAGCCTCCACGAGCGCTGGAAGGCCACGGGGGATTTTGAGGGCGCCCGCAAAGCCTTTATTGCCCGCCAGCCTATCGGCCGTATTGCCCGCCCCGAAGAGGTGGCGGACCTGGCCGTCTATCTGGCCGGCGCCACCTACACCACTGGCCAGGTTCACATCATCGACGGCGGCTGGACGGCTTAG
- a CDS encoding M81 family metallopeptidase — MKIAVAGLHTECSTYNPVLAREADFRVLRGPSMLKDQYFDFLTHFPAEFVTILHARAIAGGPVERALYERWKSEILDGLKAAMPLDGVYLAMHGAMHVEGMFDAEGDFISAVREVVGPDVLISASYDLHGNISQRIIDVLDMFSTYRTAPHIDVPDTMRRAVTMLVRALKTGVKPVLAWAPVPVLLPGERTSTQDEPARSFYAQIHKVEEPSGIWDASFQVGYVWADEPRATACAVVTGTDRVAIEKAAAHLAQNYWDIRDGFVFGMETGSIAECVDRAVASTTHPVVLAESGDNPTGGGVGDRAEVLAELIAKGATGVVFAGIADKAATDATYAAGVGARVKLHIGANLDPSSIPVDAEAEVMFLLATDDVRLREAVVRIGGIDLVLTARRRPFHNIADFTKLGLDPKAAKIIAVKSGYLSPELGPIANPGIMALSPGVVDQFVERTERKHTPRPSYPFDRDFAFVPQVKWSKRAG, encoded by the coding sequence GTGAAAATCGCCGTTGCCGGACTGCACACCGAATGCAGCACCTATAATCCCGTCCTCGCCCGCGAAGCCGATTTTCGCGTGCTGCGCGGCCCCTCCATGCTCAAGGATCAATATTTCGATTTCCTGACGCATTTTCCGGCCGAGTTCGTGACCATTCTGCATGCCCGCGCCATTGCCGGCGGGCCGGTGGAACGGGCTCTTTATGAACGCTGGAAGAGCGAAATTCTCGATGGGCTCAAGGCGGCAATGCCGCTCGACGGGGTTTATCTGGCCATGCATGGCGCCATGCATGTCGAAGGCATGTTCGATGCCGAGGGCGATTTCATCAGCGCGGTGCGCGAGGTGGTTGGCCCCGACGTGCTGATTTCAGCAAGCTATGACCTTCATGGCAATATTTCCCAGCGCATTATCGACGTGCTGGACATGTTCTCCACCTATCGCACCGCGCCCCATATCGATGTGCCCGACACCATGCGCCGGGCCGTGACCATGCTGGTGCGGGCGCTCAAGACCGGCGTGAAGCCGGTTCTGGCCTGGGCGCCGGTGCCGGTGCTGCTGCCGGGCGAGCGCACCTCGACGCAGGATGAGCCAGCCAGGAGCTTTTATGCGCAGATCCATAAAGTCGAAGAACCGAGCGGCATCTGGGATGCCAGCTTCCAGGTTGGCTATGTCTGGGCCGACGAGCCGCGCGCCACAGCTTGTGCGGTGGTGACGGGTACGGACCGGGTTGCCATAGAGAAAGCCGCCGCGCATCTGGCGCAAAATTATTGGGACATTCGGGACGGCTTCGTTTTCGGCATGGAGACCGGCTCGATTGCCGAATGCGTGGATCGGGCCGTTGCCAGCACAACCCACCCGGTGGTGCTCGCCGAATCGGGGGACAACCCCACCGGTGGCGGCGTGGGCGACCGCGCTGAGGTCTTGGCCGAATTGATCGCCAAGGGGGCGACGGGCGTCGTTTTTGCGGGTATCGCCGACAAGGCGGCGACCGATGCGACCTATGCAGCTGGCGTGGGCGCGCGGGTGAAGCTGCATATCGGGGCGAATCTTGATCCGTCGAGCATACCGGTCGATGCGGAGGCCGAGGTGATGTTCTTGCTCGCAACAGACGATGTGCGCTTGCGTGAGGCGGTGGTGCGCATTGGCGGCATTGACCTGGTGCTGACGGCGCGGCGGCGTCCCTTCCACAATATCGCGGATTTTACCAAGCTCGGGCTCGACCCGAAAGCCGCAAAGATCATCGCGGTGAAATCGGGCTATCTCTCGCCCGAACTGGGACCCATCGCCAATCCGGGCATCATGGCACTTTCTCCTGGCGTGGTGGACCAGTTCGTGGAGCGGACCGAGCGCAAGCACACGCCGCGGCCAAGCTATCCGTTCGATCGGGATTTTGCGTTTGTGCCGCAGGTGAAGTGGTCGAAACGGGCGGGGTAA
- a CDS encoding ROK family protein, with product MITCFDIGGTTIKGAIASGPDAIEALGRVPTPRDDFEAFANAIAGLIDKGGASAGSPIAISVTGVVDPETGRTTVANIPCIDGRDLAGDLGAILGRKVLVANDADCFALAEAFAGAGRGHRVVFGAILGTGVGGGIVADGRLFRGGGGLSGEWGHGTAVATKVSVPPFDIPHFPCGCGQAGCVDTIGGARGIERLHKLLHGLDRPSTDIVTAWQAGDPAATQTVDIYVELVSIPLALTVNIIGPDIIPVGGGLGNAHDLVARLDSAVRKRILRKIDRPLVVPAHLTVDAGLIGAAGLAWSEGVA from the coding sequence ATGATCACCTGTTTCGATATCGGCGGAACCACCATCAAGGGCGCCATCGCGTCAGGCCCTGACGCGATAGAGGCGCTGGGGCGCGTGCCCACCCCGCGCGACGATTTCGAGGCCTTCGCCAATGCCATTGCCGGGCTGATCGACAAGGGAGGCGCCTCCGCGGGCAGCCCGATCGCCATTTCCGTGACCGGTGTGGTCGATCCTGAAACCGGCCGGACCACGGTTGCCAATATTCCCTGCATCGATGGCCGCGACCTCGCGGGCGATCTCGGCGCCATTCTGGGGCGCAAGGTCTTGGTCGCCAATGATGCCGATTGCTTTGCGCTGGCCGAAGCCTTTGCCGGCGCCGGGCGCGGCCATCGCGTGGTCTTTGGCGCCATTCTGGGAACCGGCGTGGGTGGCGGCATCGTCGCCGATGGCCGGCTGTTCCGGGGCGGGGGCGGGCTCTCGGGCGAATGGGGCCATGGCACAGCCGTCGCCACAAAGGTCAGCGTGCCGCCCTTCGATATCCCCCATTTCCCCTGTGGCTGCGGCCAAGCGGGCTGTGTCGACACGATAGGCGGCGCCCGTGGCATCGAGCGCCTGCATAAGCTGCTGCACGGTCTCGACCGGCCCAGCACCGACATCGTTACCGCTTGGCAGGCGGGCGATCCCGCCGCTACGCAAACCGTGGATATCTATGTGGAACTGGTGAGCATACCTCTGGCATTGACCGTCAATATCATCGGCCCCGACATCATTCCGGTCGGCGGTGGGCTGGGCAATGCGCATGACCTCGTCGCCCGGCTTGATAGTGCGGTGCGCAAGCGTATCCTGCGCAAGATTGACCGGCCGCTTGTCGTCCCGGCGCATCTGACGGTGGATGCGGGCCTGATCGGCGCGGCGGGCCTGGCCTGGTCGGAGGGCGTGGCATGA
- a CDS encoding copper homeostasis protein CutC → MTLLEICVDDADGLAAAIEGGADRVELCSVLELGGLTPMPGLMALAAGVPVPVRAMIRPRGGDFVFGPRDLEAMLGDIDAVRQSGLEGVVLGASLPDGRLDLAMLERLVDAAGEMPKTLHRAFDLVPDLAEAIDQAIALGFDTILTAGRARTAPEGIADLALAHDLADGRITIMAGSGVTAETAPAVLAAAPLAALHGACGEPIHIDSAPAARLGFVSPTRRRTSRDRVIALKAVL, encoded by the coding sequence ATGACCCTGTTGGAAATCTGCGTGGACGATGCTGATGGCCTCGCTGCTGCCATTGAGGGTGGAGCCGACCGCGTCGAACTATGTTCGGTGCTCGAACTGGGCGGGCTCACGCCCATGCCCGGGCTGATGGCGCTGGCTGCCGGTGTCCCAGTGCCGGTGCGGGCCATGATCCGTCCGCGCGGGGGCGACTTCGTCTTTGGCCCGCGTGATCTCGAGGCCATGTTGGGGGACATTGATGCCGTGCGTCAGTCCGGGCTCGAAGGCGTGGTTCTCGGCGCCAGCCTCCCCGATGGGCGGCTCGATCTTGCCATGCTGGAGCGGTTGGTCGACGCGGCTGGCGAGATGCCAAAAACCTTGCACCGCGCCTTTGACCTGGTGCCCGACCTCGCCGAAGCTATCGACCAGGCCATTGCGCTGGGCTTTGATACCATCCTCACCGCCGGGCGGGCCCGCACGGCGCCCGAAGGTATTGCCGATCTCGCTCTGGCGCATGATTTGGCCGATGGTCGGATCACCATCATGGCGGGCTCTGGGGTTACAGCGGAAACAGCGCCAGCAGTCCTCGCGGCAGCGCCCTTGGCGGCGCTCCACGGCGCCTGCGGGGAACCAATTCATATCGATTCTGCGCCTGCGGCCCGGCTCGGCTTTGTCAGCCCGACGCGTCGCCGAACCAGTCGCGACCGTGTAATTGCCCTGAAGGCAGTTCTGTAG
- a CDS encoding 3-oxoacid CoA-transferase subunit B: MTSKLSNAQIAWRAAQDIEDGAYVNLGIGFPEMVAKFQPPGKQAIFHTENGVLNFGEAPAEGEEDWDLINAGKKAITLRPGAAFFHHADSFAMVRGGHLDVAILGTYEVAENGDLANWSTGPKGVPAVGGAMDLVHGAKRVAVITDHVTKEGKPKLVKRCTLPLTGVGCVTRVYTSLAVLDIENERFVLREKLPTMSVAELQAVTGAELVLPDTIADLVAPEL; the protein is encoded by the coding sequence ATGACCAGCAAGCTTTCCAACGCCCAGATCGCCTGGCGCGCCGCGCAGGACATCGAGGATGGTGCCTATGTCAATCTGGGCATCGGCTTTCCCGAAATGGTGGCCAAGTTCCAGCCGCCGGGCAAACAGGCCATCTTCCACACCGAAAACGGTGTCCTCAATTTTGGCGAGGCACCCGCCGAGGGTGAGGAGGATTGGGACCTCATCAATGCCGGCAAGAAGGCGATTACCCTGCGCCCCGGCGCGGCCTTCTTCCATCATGCCGACAGCTTTGCCATGGTGCGCGGTGGGCATCTGGATGTGGCGATCCTGGGCACTTATGAAGTGGCCGAAAATGGCGATCTGGCCAATTGGTCGACCGGCCCCAAGGGCGTGCCGGCTGTTGGCGGGGCCATGGACCTGGTGCATGGCGCCAAGCGCGTCGCCGTCATTACCGATCACGTCACCAAGGAAGGCAAGCCCAAACTGGTCAAGCGCTGCACCTTGCCGCTGACCGGGGTTGGCTGCGTCACCCGCGTCTATACCAGCCTGGCGGTTCTCGACATCGAGAATGAACGCTTCGTGCTGCGCGAAAAGCTGCCCACGATGAGTGTCGCCGAATTGCAGGCTGTGACCGGCGCCGAACTGGTCCTGCCCGATACTATCGCGGACCTGGTGGCGCCCGAACTCTAG
- a CDS encoding ABC transporter permease has protein sequence MTDTAAPAQKSGIRITGAFHRLLAFSGLMALVVVFSLASPNFMQTQNILAILQATSVNGVLAIAATLVIITGGIDLSVGTLMTFCAVIAGVVLTYWGLPLPLGILGAILAGTTSGLISGTVIAKLKVPPFIATLGMMLILKGLSLVISGTRPIYFNDTPGFSQISLGSVLGTIVPGLPIPNGVLILFAVAILAAFILGKTALGRYTFALGSNEEAVRLSGVNVDRWKIAVYATAGSICGVAGLLIASRLNSAQPALGQGYELDAIAAVVIGGTSLSGGRGTVLGTLIGALIISVLANGLRILSVAQEWQTVVTGTIIILAVYADILRRRKL, from the coding sequence ATGACTGATACTGCCGCGCCCGCGCAAAAATCCGGTATTCGCATCACCGGCGCATTCCATCGCCTGCTCGCCTTTTCGGGGTTGATGGCGCTGGTCGTTGTGTTCTCTCTGGCCTCGCCCAACTTTATGCAGACCCAGAATATCCTGGCCATCCTGCAGGCCACGTCGGTCAATGGCGTGCTCGCCATCGCCGCAACACTGGTCATCATTACCGGCGGTATCGACCTCAGCGTGGGCACGCTCATGACTTTCTGCGCGGTGATCGCCGGTGTGGTCCTGACCTATTGGGGGCTGCCCCTGCCGCTGGGTATTCTCGGCGCCATTCTGGCCGGCACCACCAGTGGCCTCATCTCGGGCACTGTCATTGCCAAACTCAAAGTGCCGCCCTTCATTGCCACTTTGGGCATGATGCTGATCCTCAAGGGTCTGTCGCTGGTCATCTCGGGCACCCGGCCCATCTATTTCAACGACACCCCCGGCTTCAGCCAGATTTCCCTGGGCTCGGTTCTGGGCACAATCGTGCCGGGCCTGCCCATTCCCAATGGCGTGTTGATCCTGTTTGCCGTGGCAATCCTTGCCGCCTTCATTTTGGGGAAGACCGCGCTGGGCCGCTACACTTTCGCGCTCGGTTCCAACGAAGAGGCGGTGCGCCTCTCCGGCGTCAATGTCGATCGCTGGAAGATCGCCGTCTATGCCACTGCCGGCTCCATTTGTGGGGTCGCGGGCCTGCTCATTGCCAGCCGGCTCAATTCGGCCCAGCCCGCCCTCGGCCAGGGCTATGAGCTCGACGCCATCGCGGCCGTGGTTATCGGCGGCACCTCGCTTTCGGGCGGACGCGGCACCGTGCTTGGCACCTTGATCGGCGCGCTCATCATTTCCGTGCTGGCCAATGGCCTGCGCATTCTTTCAGTGGCTCAGGAATGGCAGACGGTTGTCACCGGCACCATCATCATCCTGGCCGTCTATGCCGATATACTGCGGCGCCGCAAACTTTAG
- a CDS encoding L-fuconate dehydratase translates to MTKIISLTTHDLRFPTSQSLDGSDAMNPDPDYSAAYVVLGTDSALEGHGLTFTIGRGNEVVVAAIKALTDRVTGLDLDWIEADPGRFWRHMTGDSQLRWIGPDKGAMHLATGAVVNAVWDLLAKRANKPVWLYVSEMSPEQLVSIIDFRYLTDAITPAEALAIFRKAEAGKAERIAKLRAEGYPCYTTSAGWLGYSNEKLTRLAKEAVESGFTHIKMKVGRDLDDDIRRLEIVRAIMGPDRYLMIDANQVWEVDQAIDWVNQLKRFNPYFIEEPTSPDDVEGHRKIREAIAPVKVATGEMCQNRILFKQFITRDAIDVVQIDACRIGGLNEVLSVLLMAAKYGKPVWPHAGGVGLCEYVQHLSMIDYLAVSGEKEGRVIEFVDHLHEHFLDPCVIQGAAYMPPESPGFSIEMKPASIAENTFRG, encoded by the coding sequence ATGACAAAAATCATCTCTCTCACCACCCACGACCTCCGCTTCCCAACCTCCCAGTCGCTCGATGGGTCGGATGCCATGAACCCCGATCCCGATTATTCGGCCGCCTATGTGGTGCTGGGCACCGACAGCGCGCTGGAGGGGCATGGCCTGACCTTCACCATTGGTCGCGGCAATGAAGTGGTCGTGGCCGCAATCAAGGCCCTGACAGATCGCGTCACCGGCCTCGATCTTGACTGGATCGAAGCCGATCCCGGCCGCTTCTGGCGCCACATGACCGGCGATAGCCAGCTCCGCTGGATCGGTCCGGACAAGGGCGCCATGCACCTGGCGACCGGCGCCGTGGTCAATGCGGTCTGGGACCTCCTGGCCAAGCGAGCCAATAAGCCTGTCTGGCTCTATGTCAGCGAAATGAGCCCCGAACAGCTCGTTTCGATCATCGATTTCCGTTATCTGACCGACGCCATTACCCCCGCCGAGGCGCTGGCCATCTTCCGCAAGGCCGAGGCAGGCAAAGCCGAGCGCATCGCCAAGCTGCGCGCCGAAGGCTATCCCTGCTACACCACCTCGGCAGGCTGGCTGGGCTATTCCAATGAGAAGCTGACGCGCCTGGCCAAAGAGGCGGTGGAAAGCGGCTTTACCCATATCAAGATGAAGGTGGGGCGCGACCTCGACGACGATATTCGCCGCCTCGAAATCGTCCGCGCCATCATGGGCCCCGACCGCTATCTGATGATCGATGCCAACCAGGTCTGGGAGGTCGATCAGGCCATTGATTGGGTGAACCAGCTCAAGCGCTTCAACCCCTATTTCATCGAGGAGCCGACCAGCCCCGACGACGTCGAAGGCCACCGGAAAATCCGCGAGGCCATCGCCCCGGTCAAGGTTGCCACCGGCGAAATGTGCCAGAACCGTATTCTCTTCAAGCAGTTCATCACCCGCGACGCCATTGACGTGGTGCAGATCGACGCCTGCCGCATTGGCGGCCTGAACGAGGTGCTTTCCGTGCTGCTGATGGCCGCCAAATATGGCAAGCCGGTTTGGCCCCATGCTGGCGGCGTGGGCCTTTGCGAATATGTGCAGCACCTTTCTATGATCGACTATCTGGCGGTCTCGGGGGAGAAAGAGGGCAGGGTGATCGAATTTGTCGACCACTTGCACGAGCACTTCCTCGATCCCTGCGTCATCCAGGGCGCCGCCTATATGCCGCCGGAAAGCCCGGGCTTTTCCATCGAGATGAAACCCGCCTCCATCGCAGAGAACACGTTCCGCGGCTGA